The following are encoded together in the Arcticibacterium luteifluviistationis genome:
- the ppnP gene encoding pyrimidine/purine nucleoside phosphorylase has product MIEANVYFDNNVKSLGYETPEGKSSIGVMEPGEYTFGTGAPEIMNVIQGALTVLLPNETEWKTFNGGQHFNVIGDSSFKVKVETQTSYMCQYI; this is encoded by the coding sequence ATGATAGAAGCAAACGTATATTTCGACAACAATGTAAAATCTCTTGGATATGAAACACCAGAAGGTAAATCATCTATTGGCGTGATGGAGCCCGGAGAATACACTTTTGGCACAGGTGCACCAGAAATCATGAATGTGATACAGGGAGCTTTAACAGTTTTGTTACCAAACGAGACAGAATGGAAAACATTTAACGGAGGTCAGCACTTTAATGTGATTGGAGATTCTTCTTTTAAAGTTAAAGTGGAAACGCAGACTTCTTATATGTGTCAGTATATCTAG
- the ileS gene encoding isoleucine--tRNA ligase: MKYPEYKSVNYADVADEVLAFWKSENVFKKSIEEREGNKTFTFYEGPPSANGTPGIHHVMARTIKDIFCRYQTLKGFQVNRKGGWDTHGLPVELQVEKELGITKEDIGKKISVAEYNQKCREAVMRFTGIWQDMTDKMGYWVDMDDPYITYKNEYIESVWSLLKKLYDKDLLYKGYTIQPYSPAAGTGLSSHEINQPGCYRDVKDTSMTAQFKLKKDEKSAFVFDAAGNEEVFVLAWTTTPWTLPSNTALTVGKNIEYALVKTFNPYTFLPVNLILAKNLVGKNFSEKGKDGDFDGFEASNKKVIPWTVEAVFKGSEIEGLNYEQLLPYVQPNGDAFKIIIGDFVTTEDGTGVVHTAPTFGADDFKVAQQNGIGAIMVQDETGKDMPLVDRKGRFVKEVTDFALEYVKAEYYTEAELEEQKKKQGRDKYLSVDERISIKLKEENRAFNVQRYEHSYPHCWRTDKPILYYPLDSWFVKTTAVKDKLVELNKQINWKPESTGSGRFGNWLENLVDWNLSRSRFWGTPLPIWKNDDDELICIGSQKELENEIIKAQESSALSTEQKAQNDIFLALLKEGKEDLHRPYVDDVYLISDSGKVLFREPDLIDVWFDSGAMPYAQWHYPFENEGTFDKSFPADFISEGVDQTRGWFFTLHAISGMLFDSVAFKNVVSTGLVLDAKGNKMSKRLGNAVDPFETLKNYGADPTRWYMITNAQPWDNLKFNLDGITEARNKFFGTLTNTYNFFALYANLDNYNFTGEIDLSKATELDKWVLSKLQTLIKDVDEAYETYEPTKAGRAIQNFVTDQLSNWYVRLGRRRFWKGELSEDKKLAYETLGVCLKTVAQLMSPIAPFYSDWLYKNLKCENDKVSVHLSDFPVPNTDWIDENLQESMDYAQRLSSLVHGLRKGNQLKVRQPLAKILIPVLSEKVRTQITSVEDLIKTEVNIKAVEYLDDASGVLSKKVKPNFKTLGPKYGKEMKAVAGAISAMDAAAIKEIEANGKLTLPVGEIELSDVEILTEDLPGYLTAQDGNLTVALDVHISEELKHEGIARDFVNKIQNYRKDTGFEITDKINIKLQNNNEELATAIDAYAPYICEEVQALSLEVEESVTDTTEIEMEEYLLILNVSVA; the protein is encoded by the coding sequence ATGAAATATCCTGAGTATAAGTCGGTCAATTACGCTGACGTAGCAGACGAAGTTTTAGCATTTTGGAAATCTGAGAATGTCTTTAAGAAATCCATTGAAGAGCGTGAAGGAAATAAAACCTTTACATTCTATGAAGGCCCACCTTCAGCCAATGGAACACCTGGCATTCACCATGTAATGGCCAGAACGATAAAAGATATTTTTTGTCGCTACCAAACGCTTAAAGGATTTCAGGTAAACCGTAAAGGTGGCTGGGATACTCACGGACTTCCAGTAGAACTTCAAGTAGAAAAAGAACTTGGAATAACCAAAGAGGATATAGGGAAGAAAATTTCCGTAGCAGAGTATAACCAAAAATGCCGCGAAGCGGTTATGAGGTTTACGGGTATCTGGCAAGACATGACAGATAAAATGGGCTACTGGGTAGACATGGATGACCCATATATCACGTATAAAAATGAATACATAGAGTCTGTATGGAGTTTGCTAAAAAAATTATACGACAAAGACTTACTATATAAAGGATACACTATTCAGCCGTATTCGCCAGCTGCAGGTACTGGACTTTCTTCGCATGAGATTAATCAGCCAGGCTGCTATAGAGATGTTAAAGACACCTCTATGACCGCTCAGTTTAAGTTAAAGAAAGACGAGAAGTCAGCTTTTGTTTTTGATGCCGCCGGCAATGAAGAAGTCTTTGTGTTAGCATGGACCACCACCCCTTGGACTTTGCCATCAAACACGGCATTGACCGTAGGTAAAAACATTGAGTATGCTTTGGTTAAAACTTTCAACCCGTATACTTTCTTACCTGTCAATTTAATTCTTGCTAAAAACTTAGTAGGTAAAAATTTCTCGGAGAAAGGTAAGGATGGTGATTTTGATGGCTTTGAAGCTTCAAACAAAAAAGTAATCCCATGGACTGTAGAAGCCGTTTTTAAAGGTTCCGAAATAGAAGGTTTAAACTATGAGCAACTATTACCTTATGTACAGCCAAACGGAGATGCTTTTAAAATAATCATAGGTGACTTTGTCACTACAGAAGACGGTACTGGTGTGGTGCATACCGCTCCTACTTTTGGTGCGGATGACTTTAAAGTAGCTCAGCAAAATGGCATAGGAGCCATTATGGTTCAAGACGAAACTGGCAAAGACATGCCGTTAGTTGACCGTAAGGGACGTTTTGTTAAAGAAGTAACTGATTTTGCACTAGAATACGTAAAAGCAGAGTATTATACGGAAGCTGAATTAGAAGAGCAAAAGAAAAAACAAGGAAGAGATAAATACCTTTCTGTAGATGAAAGAATTTCTATAAAGCTTAAGGAAGAGAATAGAGCCTTTAATGTACAGCGTTATGAGCACTCCTACCCGCACTGCTGGCGTACAGATAAGCCAATTTTGTACTATCCCTTAGATAGCTGGTTTGTAAAAACCACTGCGGTTAAAGACAAATTAGTAGAACTTAATAAACAGATTAACTGGAAACCAGAATCAACTGGTTCAGGAAGATTTGGAAACTGGTTAGAAAACTTAGTAGACTGGAATCTGTCTCGTTCTAGATTTTGGGGCACACCACTTCCTATCTGGAAAAATGACGATGACGAATTAATCTGCATTGGTTCTCAAAAAGAATTAGAGAACGAAATCATCAAAGCTCAAGAGAGTTCAGCACTTAGTACTGAGCAAAAGGCTCAAAATGATATTTTCTTAGCCTTACTTAAAGAAGGAAAAGAAGACCTCCACAGGCCATATGTAGATGATGTTTATCTTATTTCTGATTCTGGAAAAGTACTTTTCCGTGAGCCTGATTTGATAGATGTTTGGTTTGACTCAGGAGCCATGCCTTATGCTCAATGGCATTACCCGTTTGAGAATGAGGGTACTTTTGACAAATCATTCCCCGCAGATTTCATCTCGGAAGGTGTAGACCAAACAAGAGGTTGGTTCTTTACATTACACGCCATCTCTGGAATGTTGTTTGACTCCGTAGCTTTTAAAAATGTAGTTTCTACTGGTCTTGTTTTGGATGCCAAAGGCAATAAGATGTCTAAGCGATTAGGCAATGCTGTTGACCCGTTTGAGACTTTAAAAAATTACGGTGCCGACCCTACCAGATGGTACATGATTACCAATGCTCAACCTTGGGATAACCTCAAGTTCAACCTTGACGGCATCACAGAAGCGAGAAACAAGTTCTTCGGAACATTGACAAATACTTACAACTTCTTTGCACTTTATGCGAATCTTGATAACTATAACTTCACAGGAGAAATAGACTTATCAAAAGCAACAGAGTTAGATAAATGGGTACTTTCTAAACTTCAAACACTAATTAAAGACGTGGATGAAGCTTATGAAACCTATGAACCAACTAAAGCTGGTAGAGCCATTCAGAATTTTGTAACTGACCAGCTTTCTAACTGGTATGTACGTCTTGGAAGAAGACGTTTCTGGAAAGGTGAACTTAGCGAGGACAAAAAACTAGCTTACGAAACATTGGGTGTTTGTCTTAAAACCGTAGCTCAGTTGATGTCGCCTATTGCTCCTTTTTACAGCGACTGGCTATATAAAAACTTAAAGTGCGAAAACGATAAGGTTTCTGTACACCTTTCAGATTTCCCTGTTCCTAATACGGACTGGATAGATGAAAACCTGCAAGAGTCTATGGACTATGCTCAGCGATTAAGTTCACTGGTTCATGGTTTAAGAAAAGGAAACCAACTGAAGGTGCGTCAGCCTTTGGCAAAAATATTGATACCGGTTCTTTCTGAAAAAGTAAGAACTCAAATCACATCTGTAGAAGACCTCATCAAAACCGAGGTTAACATTAAAGCAGTTGAATATTTAGACGATGCCTCTGGGGTATTGAGCAAAAAAGTTAAGCCAAATTTCAAAACCTTAGGACCTAAATACGGCAAAGAAATGAAAGCTGTGGCGGGAGCTATCTCCGCCATGGATGCAGCGGCCATTAAGGAAATAGAGGCTAATGGAAAGTTGACATTACCTGTTGGAGAAATTGAGCTTTCTGATGTAGAAATACTAACCGAAGACCTTCCAGGATATTTAACGGCTCAAGATGGAAACCTTACCGTAGCCTTAGATGTGCATATTTCAGAGGAGTTAAAACACGAAGGTATTGCCAGAGATTTTGTCAATAAAATTCAAAACTACCGTAAAGACACCGGCTTTGAAATCACCGACAAAATCAACATAAAGCTTCAAAACAATAATGAGGAGTTAGCAACAGCCATAGATGCCTATGCCCCTTATATATGCGAAGAAGTGCAAGCCTTAAGCCTAGAAGTTGAAGAAAGTGTAACGGACACTACAGAAATAGAAATGGAAGAGTATCTTTTAATTCTTAACGTGAGTGTAGCTTAG
- a CDS encoding 3-deoxy-D-manno-octulosonic acid transferase, with translation MTFILDVLYSFSIHFFNLGLKVASLFSSKAKLRANGQNNWKGFVSERDLSKPLAWFHCASLGEFEQGRPVIEAYKKRNPDHQILLTFFSPSGYEVRKNYGEADIICYLPLDLKSNVNQFLEVFKPEIAFFVKYEFWRNFIAGLKERQVPVVSFSTIFRASQMYFKSFGGFARKPLLQIDKFFVQNQESADLLKKIGQNNVEVAGDTRFDRVADTLKTIREIEVAKVFKNNKKTLVGGSVWPEDMEVLIPFINKSKDLKFILAPHEIKDKQMTEWESQMKSKLVVRFSKADKLSDLANYDVLIIDNVGMLSSLYQYGEFAFIGGGFATGLHNILEAATFGMPIFFGDKSFKKFQEATDLMKEKGAFCVTGFDDFSKTMETLLSDSAKYAETKNITSQYVKNHTGATDVILNWLEGN, from the coding sequence ATGACTTTCATTCTGGACGTACTTTATTCATTTTCCATCCATTTTTTCAATTTGGGCCTTAAGGTAGCGAGCTTATTTAGCTCAAAAGCCAAGCTTCGAGCCAATGGTCAAAACAACTGGAAGGGTTTTGTCTCAGAAAGAGATTTAAGCAAACCTTTGGCTTGGTTTCATTGTGCTTCTTTAGGGGAGTTTGAGCAGGGGAGACCTGTGATAGAAGCTTATAAAAAGAGGAATCCAGATCATCAGATATTATTGACTTTCTTTTCACCTTCGGGTTATGAAGTAAGGAAAAACTATGGGGAGGCGGACATTATTTGTTATCTGCCGCTCGACTTAAAATCTAATGTTAACCAATTTTTGGAGGTGTTTAAGCCAGAAATAGCCTTTTTTGTTAAATACGAGTTTTGGAGAAACTTCATTGCAGGTCTGAAAGAAAGACAAGTTCCGGTGGTTTCTTTCTCTACCATTTTTAGAGCAAGTCAAATGTACTTTAAGTCATTTGGTGGCTTTGCTAGAAAACCGCTTTTACAGATAGATAAGTTTTTTGTCCAAAATCAAGAATCAGCAGATTTGCTAAAGAAGATTGGTCAAAATAATGTAGAAGTTGCTGGTGATACGCGGTTTGACCGTGTGGCGGATACCTTGAAAACTATTCGTGAAATAGAGGTGGCGAAGGTTTTCAAAAATAATAAAAAGACTTTGGTGGGTGGTTCTGTTTGGCCAGAAGATATGGAGGTGCTCATTCCTTTTATTAATAAATCCAAGGATTTGAAATTCATTTTAGCTCCTCACGAAATCAAAGACAAGCAGATGACTGAATGGGAAAGCCAGATGAAGAGCAAGTTGGTTGTTAGATTTTCAAAGGCTGATAAACTTTCGGATTTAGCTAATTACGATGTTTTGATTATTGATAATGTAGGTATGCTTTCTTCGCTTTATCAGTACGGAGAGTTTGCATTTATTGGCGGAGGTTTTGCCACAGGACTACATAATATATTGGAGGCGGCTACTTTTGGGATGCCTATATTTTTCGGAGACAAGTCTTTCAAGAAGTTTCAAGAGGCAACAGACTTAATGAAAGAGAAAGGGGCGTTTTGTGTAACAGGATTTGATGATTTTAGTAAAACCATGGAAACCTTGCTTTCAGACAGTGCTAAGTATGCTGAAACAAAAAACATTACATCCCAATACGTAAAAAATCACACCGGGGCTACCGATGTGATTTTGAATTGGTTGGAAGGGAATTAA
- a CDS encoding dienelactone hydrolase family protein, translating to MLKLSAFFLLFWTYLGFNTEPEVNTEITMCHNVMPESMADFVNDPEFVKMHPTPLQINLEVLGEEIKISSPDGKDAGAYFIKAKTNSNKWLLVYQEWWGLNDNIRNEANTYFKKLNEEVNILALDMYDGKTTTNPDEAGKLMSGADQTRLENIMKAGITYAGSDAKIASVGWCFGGGLSLRSALLEGQQAVGTVMYYGMPVNDVEQLKALNSDVLGLFATEKWISKEVIDEFAANMKKADKKLTYIIFDAVHGFANPSNPKHDPDATLKANRMSTDYLKTKFEISVSTH from the coding sequence ATGTTAAAACTATCTGCTTTCTTCTTATTGTTCTGGACATACTTAGGCTTTAATACTGAGCCAGAAGTCAATACAGAAATAACGATGTGTCATAACGTTATGCCTGAAAGTATGGCCGACTTTGTCAATGACCCTGAATTTGTCAAAATGCATCCTACTCCACTTCAAATTAACTTAGAAGTACTGGGAGAAGAAATCAAAATAAGTTCTCCTGATGGTAAAGACGCGGGTGCCTACTTCATAAAAGCGAAAACAAACTCTAACAAATGGCTTTTAGTATATCAAGAGTGGTGGGGTTTAAATGATAACATCAGAAACGAGGCCAATACTTATTTTAAAAAATTAAATGAAGAAGTTAATATACTGGCCTTGGATATGTATGATGGCAAAACTACTACAAACCCTGATGAAGCAGGGAAACTAATGAGTGGTGCAGACCAAACTAGATTAGAAAACATTATGAAAGCTGGTATTACCTATGCAGGTTCAGATGCTAAAATAGCAAGCGTAGGCTGGTGTTTTGGTGGTGGTTTATCACTAAGGTCGGCTTTATTAGAAGGCCAGCAGGCTGTGGGAACTGTCATGTATTATGGCATGCCAGTTAATGATGTGGAGCAGCTAAAAGCCTTAAACTCTGATGTACTAGGACTTTTTGCTACTGAAAAGTGGATTAGCAAGGAAGTTATTGACGAGTTTGCGGCAAATATGAAAAAGGCTGACAAAAAATTAACCTATATAATCTTTGACGCCGTGCATGGTTTTGCAAACCCAAGTAACCCAAAGCATGATCCAGATGCTACTCTTAAAGCTAACAGAATGTCGACAGACTACTTAAAAACAAAATTTGAGATTTCGGTTTCCACGCATTAA
- a CDS encoding DUF3500 domain-containing protein produces MKKLILVLLIVSMSTSFAQKNANADILKASEIFLASLSSELKSEAQFEFESPERKTWFYTPVPRKGLDYRKLSDQQKLLAKNILKASLSKTGYETALAIMQLEAVLKVLEKLPEANDHRDPEKYYFSFFGTPDQNETWAWRIEGHHLSLNYSSENGKIDSATPLFFGTNPAYVPANMPLPEGTMVLKDETGMGLAFLASLNKEQHDKAKVNDKAPYDVVTSNKALAQIKQNEGLSFNQMTKPQQVELMKIISHHIKRSPNGFANELMQKTEQAGLENLHFVWMGGEKWGEGHYYRIHNPVLLIEYDCTQNNNNHVHSVVRDLTNDWGEDVIANHIKNDH; encoded by the coding sequence ATGAAAAAACTTATTCTAGTCTTACTAATTGTTTCTATGAGTACATCTTTTGCTCAAAAGAACGCTAACGCCGACATACTAAAAGCTTCCGAAATATTTCTAGCCTCCTTATCGTCAGAATTAAAATCCGAAGCTCAATTTGAATTCGAAAGCCCGGAACGCAAGACTTGGTTTTACACACCAGTACCAAGAAAAGGTTTAGACTACAGGAAACTCTCCGACCAACAAAAGCTATTGGCCAAAAATATATTGAAAGCATCGCTTAGCAAAACAGGTTATGAAACGGCTTTAGCAATAATGCAATTAGAAGCTGTCTTAAAAGTATTGGAAAAATTACCAGAAGCCAACGACCACCGTGACCCTGAAAAATACTACTTCTCCTTTTTCGGAACACCTGACCAAAATGAAACATGGGCCTGGCGAATAGAAGGTCATCACTTGTCCTTAAACTACTCTTCTGAAAATGGAAAAATTGATTCTGCCACACCCCTATTTTTTGGTACAAACCCCGCCTACGTTCCTGCTAATATGCCTTTACCAGAAGGTACAATGGTTTTGAAAGATGAAACAGGTATGGGTCTTGCATTTTTAGCCTCATTAAATAAAGAGCAACACGATAAAGCCAAAGTCAACGATAAAGCACCCTACGACGTAGTAACATCAAACAAAGCTCTTGCCCAAATCAAGCAAAATGAAGGATTATCTTTTAATCAAATGACAAAACCACAGCAAGTAGAACTGATGAAAATAATAAGTCATCACATTAAAAGGTCGCCGAATGGCTTTGCTAATGAATTAATGCAAAAAACAGAACAAGCCGGTTTAGAAAACTTACACTTTGTATGGATGGGTGGAGAAAAATGGGGAGAAGGCCATTATTATAGAATTCATAACCCCGTGCTGTTAATAGAATATGATTGTACGCAAAACAACAATAACCATGTACACTCTGTGGTACGAGATTTGACTAATGACTGGGGAGAAGATGTGATTGCCAATCATATTAAAAACGACCACTAG
- a CDS encoding Rossmann-like and DUF2520 domain-containing protein — protein MTVSIIGAGNLAWHLVNVFEEHDLRVAEVYSRKKKNAESITGYLYDVNIKSDLDFSNSPSKLFILAVSDDAIAEVAKALILPNDSILVHTSGGKAMDVLNFAKYQNPSLTIGVFYPLMTFSKGIKVDFKQVPLCLEAENDVSLALLRKLAMSISDKVDNIDSEQRAILHVAAVFSCNFTNHMWALGKEIADDASLDFEMLKPLITETFKKAMKAEHPANVQTGPAVRDDFSTIEKHRNIIKEDEELLSVYDSLTKSIQDWYQ, from the coding sequence ATGACAGTTAGCATTATTGGGGCTGGAAATTTAGCTTGGCATTTAGTCAATGTTTTTGAAGAACATGATTTACGGGTGGCTGAGGTATATTCTAGGAAAAAGAAAAATGCAGAATCAATAACGGGTTATTTGTATGATGTCAACATCAAAAGCGATTTGGATTTCTCGAATAGCCCGTCTAAGTTATTTATTTTGGCCGTGTCTGATGATGCTATTGCCGAGGTGGCAAAAGCCTTGATACTTCCAAATGATAGTATTTTGGTACACACTTCTGGCGGAAAGGCTATGGATGTGTTGAACTTTGCAAAATATCAAAACCCAAGTTTAACTATTGGTGTGTTTTACCCTTTGATGACTTTTAGTAAAGGGATAAAGGTTGATTTTAAGCAAGTTCCACTTTGCTTAGAGGCTGAGAATGATGTGAGCTTAGCTCTTTTAAGAAAGTTGGCAATGTCTATTTCAGATAAAGTAGATAATATTGATTCAGAACAAAGGGCTATTCTTCATGTAGCAGCGGTTTTTTCTTGTAATTTTACTAATCATATGTGGGCTTTAGGAAAAGAAATAGCAGATGATGCTTCCTTAGATTTTGAAATGCTGAAGCCGCTAATTACTGAAACATTTAAGAAGGCTATGAAAGCGGAGCATCCGGCTAATGTTCAAACAGGGCCTGCAGTCAGAGATGATTTTAGTACCATAGAAAAACATAGAAATATTATTAAGGAAGACGAGGAACTTCTTAGCGTATATGATTCTTTAACAAAGAGTATTCAAGACTGGTATCAATGA
- a CDS encoding formylglycine-generating enzyme family protein, which yields MKNVLSVVFLSLVILGCNSSESKEEKTENPSFHPRAELPSTVLYVGLKEPVEQEIVKIEEVAPENMVAISGGNVRIGSEEGFAHERPMFWARLKPFFMDKSPVTVAQFREFVLATNFETEAEKFGNAGIIHETTDKNWILKDGANWEYPLGKDFPKAGDNHPVTQVSWNDATAYAKWAGKRLPHEIEWEHAARNGKNSRDIYAWGNQITENDKYLANVWQGTFPNFNDNTDSFTETSPVGAFGESPIGLTDLSGNVWEWCSNYLFDYRSLIMEDVPSDFKGEKAERGGSFLCEPSWCHGYRVSGRSSSSPETSLFHVGFRCVKDI from the coding sequence ATGAAAAATGTATTAAGTGTAGTTTTTTTAAGTTTAGTTATTTTAGGTTGTAATTCTTCAGAATCAAAAGAGGAAAAAACAGAAAATCCATCTTTTCATCCAAGAGCAGAGTTGCCGAGCACGGTACTTTATGTTGGTTTGAAAGAGCCTGTGGAGCAGGAGATTGTTAAGATAGAAGAAGTTGCTCCTGAAAACATGGTTGCTATTTCTGGTGGAAATGTACGAATAGGTTCGGAAGAGGGTTTTGCTCATGAACGTCCTATGTTTTGGGCAAGGCTCAAACCTTTTTTTATGGATAAGTCACCTGTTACGGTAGCACAGTTTAGAGAATTTGTTTTAGCTACAAACTTTGAAACGGAAGCTGAAAAATTTGGGAATGCTGGTATTATTCATGAAACCACTGATAAGAATTGGATTTTAAAAGACGGAGCTAATTGGGAATATCCTTTAGGTAAAGACTTTCCAAAAGCCGGAGATAATCACCCAGTTACGCAAGTTTCTTGGAATGACGCTACTGCTTATGCTAAATGGGCTGGTAAAAGATTGCCGCATGAAATAGAGTGGGAGCATGCTGCTAGAAATGGTAAGAACTCTAGGGATATTTATGCATGGGGAAATCAAATAACCGAAAACGACAAATATTTGGCGAATGTATGGCAAGGAACTTTCCCTAATTTCAATGATAATACAGACTCTTTTACGGAAACGTCTCCTGTAGGTGCTTTTGGAGAAAGCCCAATCGGATTGACGGATTTGTCTGGAAATGTTTGGGAGTGGTGCTCAAATTATCTTTTTGATTATCGTTCATTAATTATGGAAGACGTACCATCAGACTTTAAAGGAGAAAAAGCTGAAAGAGGAGGCTCTTTTCTTTGTGAGCCTAGCTGGTGCCATGGCTATAGAGTGTCTGGTCGTTCATCCTCTTCTCCTGAAACTAGTTTATTTCATGTTGGTTTTAGATGTGTGAAGGATATTTAA
- a CDS encoding ParA family protein, whose amino-acid sequence MIPKVIAISNQKGGVGKTTTSVNLSVGLAMRGYKILLIDTDYQASCTVALGIDLEYDNKSIYAALVGLAPIQDCIVPSGRKNLDVIPSTHHLVGAEIELITATEREFILSEKLEVIKPLYDFIFIDCPPSLGIVPINSLVASDSIIIPLQCEFFGLEGMQMLLDTIKILQSRLRPELYVEGILMTMFDDEAEFSRKIMALMRTEFKDEVFDTFIPRDPDFIDSTASQIPVIATGKMDSIGLKAYDRLILEFLEKYNLRKRKRA is encoded by the coding sequence ATGATACCAAAAGTAATAGCAATTTCTAATCAAAAAGGTGGAGTGGGTAAAACCACCACCAGTGTCAATTTATCAGTTGGCCTAGCCATGCGTGGCTATAAAATACTTTTGATTGATACCGATTATCAAGCTTCCTGTACGGTAGCCCTCGGCATTGATTTAGAGTATGATAATAAGAGTATTTACGCTGCTTTAGTAGGTTTAGCTCCTATTCAGGATTGTATTGTTCCTTCTGGAAGAAAAAACCTTGATGTTATTCCATCAACCCATCATTTAGTAGGAGCTGAGATTGAGCTGATTACAGCTACCGAGCGTGAGTTTATTCTTTCAGAAAAACTGGAGGTTATTAAACCGCTTTATGATTTCATTTTTATTGACTGTCCGCCATCCTTAGGAATTGTTCCTATCAATAGTTTGGTCGCATCAGATTCTATTATTATTCCACTTCAATGCGAATTTTTTGGTTTGGAAGGCATGCAAATGTTACTGGATACCATTAAAATTCTTCAAAGCAGATTAAGACCTGAGCTCTATGTGGAAGGTATTTTGATGACTATGTTTGATGACGAGGCTGAGTTTTCAAGGAAAATAATGGCACTCATGAGAACTGAGTTTAAAGATGAGGTTTTTGACACCTTCATTCCTAGAGACCCTGATTTTATTGATTCCACAGCCAGTCAAATACCCGTTATTGCCACAGGAAAAATGGACTCCATTGGTCTAAAAGCTTATGATAGGCTAATATTGGAATTCTTAGAGAAATATAATTTAAGGAAAAGAAAGCGAGCTTAA